A genomic window from Nostoc sp. TCL26-01 includes:
- a CDS encoding type II toxin-antitoxin system VapC family toxin — translation MILCDTNILIEFYKNNPNIIAELRSIGLNQLAISTITQAELYYGAINKIELQKIKKHLELLHIFAVDVIVCNKFIELMETYSLSHKLSIPDALIAATALIHNIDLYTLNIKDFRFIKGLNFYKYNRPIL, via the coding sequence ATGATTTTATGTGATACCAATATTCTCATAGAATTTTATAAGAATAATCCAAATATTATTGCTGAACTTCGTAGTATTGGACTTAATCAATTAGCCATTAGTACCATTACTCAAGCTGAATTATATTATGGTGCTATTAATAAAATCGAATTACAAAAAATTAAGAAACATTTAGAATTGCTACATATTTTCGCTGTAGATGTCATTGTATGTAATAAATTCATTGAATTAATGGAAACTTACTCATTAAGTCATAAATTAAGTATTCCCGATGCTTTAATTGCTGCAACAGCATTAATTCATAATATTGATTTGTATACCTTGAATATTAAAGATTTCCGCTTTATTAAAGGTTTAAATTTCTATAAGTACAATCGCCCTATCTTATAG
- a CDS encoding PEP-CTERM sorting domain-containing protein — MSTDAILDDDIQLGAISGQFNFSGQPAGEVGFVSPNLAEFLGIDVSLLDINGFAYEGSAIKRTINVKAGDSLIFQRNFLTNENSALVSGSFRGSFNDYSFLLVNDQIKKLADINDATQSLPNFVVAFDKETGIQTFKHTFNQAGTYTIGFGVLDIDDFTVSSALSIQNVTLESRSTGETIPEPTTILGALVTMGFGVFSRKNQGMKTNKNQV, encoded by the coding sequence TTGTCAACTGATGCCATCCTAGATGATGATATTCAGTTGGGTGCAATCAGTGGACAATTTAACTTTTCTGGTCAGCCTGCGGGAGAGGTAGGGTTTGTTAGTCCAAACTTGGCTGAGTTTTTGGGAATAGATGTCAGTTTATTAGATATAAATGGGTTTGCTTATGAAGGGTCTGCTATCAAGCGAACCATTAATGTAAAAGCAGGCGACTCTTTGATTTTTCAAAGAAATTTTTTGACTAATGAAAATTCTGCTTTAGTCAGTGGAAGTTTTCGCGGTTCATTCAATGACTATAGTTTTTTATTGGTAAATGACCAAATTAAAAAACTAGCAGATATCAATGATGCAACACAATCATTACCTAATTTTGTTGTGGCGTTTGATAAGGAAACTGGAATCCAAACTTTCAAACATACTTTTAATCAAGCTGGAACATATACAATAGGTTTTGGTGTACTAGATATAGATGATTTCACAGTTTCATCTGCTCTTTCTATTCAGAATGTGACTTTAGAAAGTCGTTCAACTGGTGAAACTATACCTGAACCTACAACTATATTGGGAGCTTTGGTGACTATGGGGTTTGGTGTTTTTTCTAGAAAAAATCAGGGGATGAAAACAAATAAAAATCAAGTTTGA
- a CDS encoding type IV secretory system conjugative DNA transfer family protein, whose product MATSALKTAHPANNIVPQNFYDAFFSPMGLALLVSVGALILAKAMEGRGISNKNKLARARWAGSREKTAARNLACKQITERRHNRVALYIGTPKGTKFQVVDNKRITNIPEDKSRLYLPDVQRGILVCGGAGSGKTFSMINPLVRSAIDQGLPIVLYDFKYAHQESATASAKGQAPKLAGYAAMRGYEVSILSPGFPESCVANPLDFLRSETDAEMARQLAIVLNRNFKLTSGDASDSGFFANAGDQLAQAIFMLARGTCFPDIMMCHAILSLPKLIDRIQQADLNPWVKVAFDQFLSVAGSPETAASIVGTTSGLFTRFMTPSTLSGFCGQTNIPLDLKGRKMVVFGMDKEKRDVIAPLLVSILHLLCSRNLAGKRTEPLVLALDELPTLYLPALVDWLNQNREDGLICLLGLQNLSQLEKAYSRETTNSIFGGCATKAFFNPQDDVAAERFSNFLGDEQIKHRERSRSTGGKGGASTSISEQNSTRNLFEVNQFNTLPEGRAVIVSPGFRSLRDVSIPLLEQIRIPQSDINLEAKSVEKWYELQQKFISQSTLREPSGEELEIRHLEAEKLLPLVDKKAEANNRLKNL is encoded by the coding sequence GTGGCAACATCTGCACTGAAGACAGCCCACCCTGCTAATAACATTGTTCCTCAAAACTTCTATGATGCCTTCTTCTCTCCAATGGGCTTGGCATTACTTGTAAGCGTTGGAGCGTTAATCTTAGCCAAAGCAATGGAGGGGCGAGGGATATCAAACAAAAACAAGCTAGCACGGGCGCGATGGGCGGGAAGTAGGGAGAAAACAGCAGCTCGTAACTTAGCCTGCAAACAGATTACTGAACGCAGGCATAACAGAGTAGCTTTATACATCGGTACACCTAAAGGTACTAAATTTCAGGTAGTAGATAACAAACGCATTACCAACATTCCCGAAGATAAAAGCAGACTTTATTTACCAGATGTACAGCGTGGGATTTTAGTTTGTGGCGGGGCTGGTTCTGGTAAAACCTTCTCCATGATTAACCCCCTGGTGCGTTCCGCTATCGACCAGGGATTACCAATTGTCCTGTATGATTTTAAGTATGCTCATCAAGAATCGGCTACAGCTTCCGCCAAAGGGCAAGCACCCAAACTAGCAGGATACGCCGCCATGCGCGGGTATGAGGTTTCTATCCTCTCCCCTGGTTTTCCTGAATCCTGTGTAGCTAATCCCCTAGATTTTCTAAGGAGTGAAACTGATGCAGAGATGGCGCGTCAGTTAGCGATCGTTCTCAATCGTAATTTTAAGCTAACAAGTGGTGATGCTTCAGATAGTGGTTTTTTTGCTAACGCCGGAGATCAGCTAGCACAAGCAATCTTCATGCTGGCGCGGGGTACTTGTTTTCCTGACATTATGATGTGCCACGCCATTCTCAGTCTGCCTAAATTAATTGACCGCATACAACAAGCCGATTTAAATCCTTGGGTAAAAGTTGCCTTTGACCAATTCCTATCTGTAGCTGGTTCTCCAGAAACCGCCGCCAGTATTGTCGGTACAACAAGCGGGTTATTTACTCGCTTTATGACCCCATCTACCCTTTCCGGCTTTTGTGGTCAAACAAATATCCCCTTGGATTTGAAAGGGCGGAAGATGGTGGTTTTTGGCATGGACAAGGAGAAACGAGATGTAATTGCTCCTCTGTTAGTTTCTATTTTGCACCTTTTATGTTCTCGTAATTTAGCAGGTAAACGCACAGAACCATTAGTTTTAGCACTGGATGAATTACCTACTTTATATCTACCAGCTTTAGTTGATTGGCTCAACCAAAACCGCGAGGATGGCTTGATTTGTTTACTGGGATTGCAAAATTTATCACAACTTGAGAAGGCTTATTCCAGAGAAACTACCAATTCTATATTTGGCGGCTGTGCTACAAAAGCTTTCTTTAATCCCCAAGATGATGTAGCGGCGGAACGTTTTAGTAACTTCTTAGGTGACGAGCAAATCAAGCACAGAGAACGTTCACGCAGTACTGGTGGTAAAGGTGGTGCAAGTACCTCAATTTCTGAGCAAAACAGTACCCGCAATTTATTTGAAGTGAACCAATTTAATACCTTACCGGAAGGCAGAGCCGTAATTGTTAGTCCTGGGTTTCGCTCTCTTCGAGATGTAAGTATTCCGCTATTAGAGCAAATTCGTATTCCCCAATCTGATATTAACTTGGAGGCAAAAAGTGTTGAGAAGTGGTATGAACTCCAGCAAAAATTTATTTCACAATCTACTCTGCGTGAACCATCCGGGGAAGAGTTAGAAATCCGGCATTTAGAGGCAGAAAAATTATTGCCTCTAGTTGATAAAAAGGCAGAAGCCAATAACAGATTAAAAAATCTTTAG
- a CDS encoding type II toxin-antitoxin system VapC family toxin yields MTKWVLDTDHVSLIQRGHPVVVSKVSAVNPAEIAVTVITIVEQMYGRLDVINRAKSKQELVTAYALLKETFNLLSQANILDFNGAAFDTCNELLKQKIRVGTQDLRIAAIALSLNATIVTRNFKDFQKIPNLKIVDWSVP; encoded by the coding sequence ATGACAAAATGGGTACTTGATACTGACCATGTTTCACTAATACAACGAGGTCATCCAGTAGTGGTTAGTAAAGTAAGTGCTGTCAATCCTGCGGAAATTGCAGTCACAGTAATAACTATTGTTGAGCAAATGTATGGGCGTTTAGATGTAATTAACCGCGCAAAATCAAAACAAGAATTAGTTACAGCTTATGCTTTATTAAAAGAAACATTTAATCTGTTAAGTCAAGCTAATATTCTTGATTTCAATGGAGCTGCATTTGATACTTGTAACGAATTATTAAAACAAAAAATTCGTGTTGGTACACAAGATTTAAGAATTGCAGCTATTGCTCTTTCTTTAAATGCTACAATTGTGACGCGCAACTTTAAAGATTTTCAAAAAATTCCTAATTTGAAAATTGTGGATTGGTCAGTTCCTTAA
- a CDS encoding putative Ig domain-containing protein — protein MDAPTGTNPRSLDINVDLFGITELHTLLNTFWGQSGPNSYTSLEFFGSDGAYYQKNLIGNVDIRDYNQWVWTNNINGTTTVEVVNLPIGDYNTPDRLDKQTVLLPDDFRDEKLERIRLNDNGATSFQRIALSGLTVKTASPVINTVVVGTPFQYRFKAQDAEGDRLSYTIKSGAAEATFNPDTGLFNWTPNQSQLGEQQFQIVVSDGKLEDEFLFSLYIIDKSASSSNSLPIITSTPRDRIRLGSDYYYIAEVTDPDGDPITFSLDNAPTGMTVDREGIVRWTPTAAQFGANSVTLKVSDGRGTPVTQTFTINVTSQNSNQAPSIDSKAPLVATANRQYQYNIVTSDPDGDPVVLNLNQAPQGMSIDSLSGKLRWTPRVDQIGNTEVIVEAFDGQGGLTQQKFTITVRGANLPPTIISTPPTIGVLNKVYTYQVKATDPENDPLTYSLINNPPVGMTIDAKTGLIQWTPSKLGEQKIEILVNDGQGGVNIQTFRLQVLDKAPNLLPTITSKPVVGVTPGVEYQYDVDATDPEGTAIAYSLQNKPEGMTIDSQTGLIKWQTTSALQGEFPVIVVATDAAGGRAIQSFKVQVAANNAPVIISTPVTNITQGQDYRYDIQATDANGDRLTYTLVNAPQGITLDTFGRLDWKPNNLGKYPIAIKVEDGRGGVATQAFDLTVTTDTQAPIINLGNNGNLFKPGDTLKLQVSATDNVGVESLNLTFNSSPLVLNPGQFIAGNIQTATVTLNQSGVFDILAQAKDAAGNIGTKSLQVRVFAPTDNQAPVVIIDTARFQATGGLITSLTDLVGTVTDDNLEFYRVEYAPVSLIDLNNLGDFDPDYITIAQGDSNKVNAVLGQIDPTVLRNDSYFFRVIARDVNGLINSQGVVLSVSSENKPGRFALTFTDLSIPLTGIPIEIQRRYDSLDAKFSGDFGYGWSLGFQDAQIQEASSTGVDLSRDDFFGGNSFTVGTRVTLTTPDGRRVGFTFNPIPDAAGLLGVRYKPNFTPDAGVYDKLEVDYTPLTVRSNGSTGLYLFSGFTYNPSQYRLITRDGTTYHYDQYKGLLDVTDRNSNKLTYTDAGIFSSTGQSITFKRDAQGRITEIIDPTGKSVKYGYDAKGDLIKFTDFTNNPTLFTYDTQLPHYLREITDPLGRKGTRTEYDSQGRMVRLIDAEGNALDLSYANGASSQTIKDPLGNSLTRVFDVRGNVVQEVDALGGITKRTFDNNNNVLSETDPEGHTKAYTYDSRGNKLTETDGEGNVKRYTYNANNKLLTETDPLGNTTTYTYDTGDNLLSRKDGLGKVTTYKYDGQGNLTSVIDPTGKQTTFAYNKYGNLTQLIDPTDAKTIFTYDGNGRVTSTTDALGNITNYTYDDQGRLIGKADPEGSSCGCARGITKTEYNAAGEKIAEIDALGHRTEYRYNDRGLLIETIFPDATPNDLSDNPRTKSEYDKADRLIASIDEAGRKTHYVYDKLGRRIEVIYPDATPNDLSNNPRTKTEYDKAGRVIAEIDELGNRTEFVYDKAGRQLIVRNALRYETKYIYDAAGRQISMIDAFGHETDYTYDAIGRLLETKYVDGSKQSTTYDALGRVIAETDQAGNTTSYEYDGLGRLKAVIDAINQRTEYKYDAVGNLVEQKDANGHVTKFEYDSLRRRKAMILPDGQRNETIHNTIGNLIRTTDFNGATTTYGYDARNRLIQRSYSDGTPTETFAYTLTGELATVTDNRGVTSYSYDQRDRLLSRTEPDSRQISYTYDLASNITSVIVPSGTTTYTYDPLNRLATVIDPDKGVTRYTYDAVGNLIKTEFPNRVTETQTYNTLNRLTYLENRNQTGVISSYLYTLDAVGNRTKVEENNGRIVEYAYDKLYRLTQEKITDAVAGNKTVTYKFDPVGNRLEKVDSVEGKTTYNYDANDRLFKEILGSDVTGYKYDKQGNLTAKIENGVTKATYQWNAKGELVAVETTENGVTGRVEFEYDHEGIRVAIKTDGEETRFLIDNNQQQYAQVIEEYKANGAVDASYVHGWDLISQERGNERIYYQVDGLRSTRQLTDVNGVTTNEYFYDAYGQLIHKFENDTNNYLFAGEQFDKTVDGYYLRARYYDQINGRFVSTDPFEGFLFAPISLQDYLYSNDNPINFIDPSGELSILEYALLSGTISGVITAAPTVICEAVIDEFSLETFTKKSVIIAFAEGFILGAFPVVTFGAISKILVKTKMFIPNKLPPLIPPDVQPKNPIRIALRCGLSSL, from the coding sequence GTGGATGCTCCCACTGGAACTAACCCACGTTCTTTAGATATTAATGTCGATTTATTTGGGATTACTGAACTTCATACCCTACTAAATACATTTTGGGGACAATCAGGGCCGAATAGTTATACTTCCCTAGAGTTCTTTGGTTCAGATGGAGCTTACTATCAGAAAAACCTAATTGGCAATGTTGATATTCGAGACTATAACCAGTGGGTTTGGACAAACAACATTAATGGAACGACTACTGTAGAAGTTGTTAATCTTCCTATCGGTGACTATAATACGCCAGATCGTCTAGATAAACAAACTGTTCTACTACCAGATGACTTCCGTGATGAAAAGCTTGAGCGCATTCGCCTCAATGATAATGGTGCAACGAGTTTTCAGCGAATTGCCTTATCAGGTTTAACCGTTAAAACAGCCTCTCCTGTCATTAATACCGTTGTTGTTGGAACACCTTTTCAATACCGATTTAAAGCTCAAGATGCGGAAGGCGATCGCCTTTCCTACACGATAAAATCAGGAGCAGCAGAAGCCACATTCAATCCAGACACAGGATTATTTAATTGGACTCCTAATCAGTCTCAACTAGGAGAACAGCAATTTCAAATTGTTGTCAGCGATGGCAAGCTTGAAGATGAATTTCTTTTCTCTCTCTACATCATTGATAAAAGTGCTAGTTCATCAAATTCTTTACCAATTATCACCTCCACCCCACGCGATCGCATCCGCCTTGGCAGTGACTATTACTACATTGCCGAAGTCACTGACCCAGATGGCGACCCCATCACCTTCAGCCTTGACAATGCACCCACAGGCATGACTGTAGATAGGGAAGGGATAGTCCGTTGGACACCTACCGCCGCCCAATTTGGTGCTAATTCCGTTACCCTCAAAGTCTCAGATGGTCGTGGTACTCCTGTCACGCAGACATTCACGATTAACGTTACTAGCCAAAACAGCAATCAAGCACCTAGCATCGACTCAAAAGCACCTCTCGTTGCCACAGCTAACCGGCAGTATCAATACAATATCGTCACCAGCGACCCCGATGGCGATCCGGTTGTCCTCAATTTGAACCAAGCACCTCAAGGGATGTCTATTGACTCCCTCTCTGGTAAATTACGCTGGACACCGAGAGTTGACCAAATCGGTAACACTGAGGTGATTGTTGAAGCTTTTGATGGTCAAGGTGGATTAACTCAGCAGAAATTTACCATTACCGTTAGAGGTGCTAACTTACCACCAACAATTATTTCTACTCCGCCAACTATCGGGGTTTTAAATAAGGTTTACACCTATCAAGTTAAAGCCACCGACCCAGAAAATGACCCCCTCACCTACAGCCTAATTAATAATCCTCCTGTGGGGATGACTATTGATGCTAAGACTGGATTAATTCAATGGACACCAAGCAAATTAGGTGAACAGAAAATTGAAATCTTGGTCAATGATGGTCAAGGTGGAGTTAATATTCAGACTTTCAGGCTACAGGTATTAGACAAAGCACCGAATCTGTTACCGACAATTACCTCAAAACCTGTGGTGGGAGTTACGCCAGGGGTAGAGTACCAGTATGACGTAGATGCGACTGATCCGGAAGGTACAGCGATCGCCTATTCGCTACAAAATAAACCTGAAGGGATGACCATTGACTCACAAACGGGGTTGATTAAGTGGCAAACTACATCTGCCCTACAAGGAGAATTCCCGGTCATAGTGGTAGCAACGGATGCAGCAGGTGGACGGGCAATTCAATCTTTTAAAGTGCAAGTTGCTGCCAATAATGCGCCAGTCATTATCTCTACGCCAGTTACAAATATTACTCAAGGGCAAGACTATCGCTATGATATCCAAGCCACAGATGCTAATGGCGATCGCCTCACCTACACCTTAGTTAATGCGCCGCAGGGAATTACTCTTGATACCTTTGGTCGTCTCGACTGGAAGCCGAATAACTTAGGCAAGTATCCCATTGCCATTAAAGTTGAAGACGGACGCGGTGGTGTTGCTACTCAAGCTTTTGATTTAACTGTCACCACTGACACACAAGCACCAATAATTAATTTAGGTAATAACGGCAATTTATTTAAACCTGGCGATACCCTAAAACTTCAGGTAAGTGCTACTGATAATGTGGGTGTGGAATCCCTCAACCTCACCTTCAACAGTTCGCCTTTGGTACTCAATCCCGGTCAATTTATTGCGGGGAATATCCAAACAGCTACGGTTACACTCAATCAATCTGGTGTCTTTGACATCCTGGCACAAGCGAAGGATGCAGCAGGTAATATTGGCACAAAATCTCTGCAAGTGCGTGTATTTGCTCCCACAGATAATCAAGCACCAGTCGTCATTATTGATACAGCTAGATTCCAGGCAACTGGCGGACTCATCACCAGCTTGACGGATCTTGTCGGCACTGTCACTGATGATAATTTGGAATTTTATCGGGTAGAGTATGCCCCAGTTAGTCTGATTGACTTGAATAATCTTGGGGATTTTGACCCTGACTATATCACCATTGCTCAAGGTGACAGCAATAAAGTGAATGCAGTTCTCGGTCAAATTGACCCGACTGTTCTCCGCAATGACAGTTACTTTTTCCGAGTCATTGCACGAGATGTCAACGGACTGATTAATAGTCAAGGCGTAGTTCTGAGTGTTTCTAGTGAAAATAAACCTGGACGTTTTGCTTTAACATTTACAGATTTATCTATTCCATTAACGGGTATCCCGATTGAAATTCAGCGTCGTTACGATAGTCTAGATGCAAAATTCTCTGGTGACTTTGGTTACGGCTGGAGTTTAGGTTTCCAAGATGCCCAAATTCAAGAAGCTTCTTCGACTGGTGTGGATTTAAGCCGCGATGATTTCTTCGGCGGTAACTCCTTTACAGTTGGTACTCGCGTCACTTTAACTACACCTGATGGTCGTCGTGTTGGTTTTACCTTTAATCCCATACCTGATGCTGCTGGGTTACTGGGTGTGCGTTACAAGCCCAACTTTACACCAGATGCAGGTGTTTATGACAAGTTGGAAGTAGACTATACACCTTTAACAGTCCGTAGTAATGGTTCTACGGGACTGTATCTGTTTTCTGGCTTTACTTACAACCCCTCGCAGTATCGTCTCATTACTAGAGATGGAACTACCTACCACTATGACCAGTACAAGGGACTTTTGGATGTTACTGACCGCAATAGTAACAAGCTAACTTACACTGATGCGGGAATTTTCAGTTCCACTGGTCAATCTATCACCTTCAAGCGGGATGCCCAAGGACGGATTACAGAGATTATCGATCCGACTGGTAAATCTGTGAAATATGGCTATGATGCCAAAGGCGACCTGATCAAGTTTACAGACTTTACCAACAACCCAACTCTATTTACTTACGATACTCAACTACCGCACTATCTCCGAGAAATTACAGACCCTCTAGGACGCAAAGGAACTCGAACTGAGTATGATAGCCAAGGGCGGATGGTTCGGCTAATTGATGCTGAAGGTAATGCTTTGGATCTCAGTTATGCAAATGGTGCATCTTCTCAAACTATTAAAGACCCGTTAGGCAATAGTTTAACTCGCGTGTTTGATGTCCGGGGTAATGTTGTTCAAGAAGTTGATGCACTAGGCGGGATTACTAAACGCACCTTTGACAACAATAACAACGTCTTGAGTGAAACTGACCCCGAAGGTCATACCAAAGCTTACACTTACGACAGTCGCGGTAATAAACTGACGGAAACTGATGGCGAAGGTAATGTTAAACGCTATACCTACAACGCTAATAACAAACTCCTTACAGAAACTGACCCGTTAGGCAATACCACCACCTACACCTATGATACGGGAGATAATCTGCTTAGTCGTAAGGATGGGTTGGGTAAGGTTACGACTTACAAGTATGATGGTCAAGGTAATCTCACCTCTGTAATTGACCCAACTGGTAAACAGACTACCTTTGCTTACAACAAATACGGTAATCTGACTCAATTAATTGACCCGACTGATGCTAAAACTATCTTTACCTACGATGGTAACGGCAGAGTTACTAGTACCACCGACGCATTAGGAAACATTACAAACTATACCTATGATGATCAAGGTCGCTTAATTGGTAAAGCCGATCCTGAAGGTAGCAGTTGTGGATGTGCGCGGGGTATTACCAAAACCGAATACAATGCTGCGGGTGAGAAAATCGCAGAAATTGACGCACTAGGACATCGTACTGAATACCGTTATAATGACCGGGGATTACTGATAGAAACTATCTTCCCCGATGCTACACCCAATGATTTAAGCGATAATCCCAGAACCAAGAGTGAGTATGATAAAGCAGACCGCTTAATTGCCAGCATCGACGAAGCAGGACGCAAAACACATTATGTCTACGATAAACTGGGGCGACGGATAGAAGTAATTTATCCCGATGCTACACCCAACGATTTAAGCAATAACCCCAGAACTAAGACTGAATACGACAAAGCAGGGCGTGTGATTGCCGAAATTGACGAATTAGGCAACCGTACCGAGTTTGTATATGATAAAGCAGGTCGCCAACTCATTGTTCGCAATGCTTTGCGTTACGAAACCAAATATATCTATGATGCGGCGGGACGGCAGATTTCGATGATCGATGCTTTTGGACATGAGACAGACTATACTTATGATGCCATTGGTCGCCTGTTAGAGACTAAATATGTTGATGGATCAAAGCAAAGCACGACTTATGATGCACTAGGTAGAGTCATTGCTGAAACCGATCAAGCTGGCAATACTACCAGTTATGAATATGATGGCTTGGGACGGTTAAAGGCGGTAATTGATGCAATAAATCAACGCACTGAATATAAATATGATGCTGTTGGTAACTTAGTAGAACAGAAAGACGCTAATGGTCACGTTACCAAGTTTGAATACGATAGCTTGCGTCGTCGCAAGGCAATGATTTTGCCTGACGGACAGCGCAATGAGACAATTCACAACACCATCGGTAACTTAATCCGCACCACCGACTTTAATGGTGCAACCACAACCTATGGATATGATGCGCGTAATCGCCTGATTCAGAGATCCTACTCTGATGGAACACCTACAGAAACCTTCGCTTACACCCTCACCGGAGAATTAGCTACTGTCACCGATAATCGAGGTGTGACAAGTTACAGTTATGATCAAAGAGATCGCCTCCTCTCCCGCACTGAACCCGATAGTCGCCAAATCAGCTACACCTACGATTTAGCAAGTAACATTACCTCTGTAATTGTGCCTTCTGGTACAACCACTTACACTTATGACCCCCTAAACCGCCTAGCCACGGTCATAGATCCTGATAAAGGTGTAACTCGCTATACTTACGATGCTGTGGGTAATTTAATTAAAACTGAATTCCCCAACAGAGTCACTGAAACCCAAACCTATAACACTCTCAACCGTCTCACCTATCTAGAAAACCGCAATCAAACAGGCGTTATTTCCAGCTATCTCTACACCTTGGATGCAGTGGGGAATCGGACAAAAGTAGAAGAAAATAACGGGCGAATTGTGGAATATGCCTATGATAAACTCTACCGTTTAACTCAAGAGAAAATCACTGATGCAGTTGCGGGTAATAAGACAGTTACATACAAATTTGACCCCGTTGGTAATCGTTTAGAGAAAGTCGATTCCGTTGAAGGAAAAACTACTTATAATTATGATGCCAATGACCGACTGTTCAAAGAAATCCTCGGCAGTGATGTTACTGGTTACAAATATGATAAACAGGGTAATCTCACAGCTAAGATTGAAAATGGAGTCACCAAAGCAACTTATCAATGGAATGCCAAAGGGGAATTAGTTGCTGTTGAAACTACAGAGAATGGCGTAACGGGGCGAGTAGAGTTTGAATATGATCATGAAGGTATTCGAGTAGCGATTAAAACTGATGGTGAAGAAACTCGCTTTTTAATTGATAATAATCAACAGCAATATGCTCAGGTAATTGAGGAATATAAAGCTAATGGCGCGGTTGATGCGTCTTATGTACATGGATGGGATTTGATTTCTCAAGAGCGAGGCAATGAGCGCATTTACTATCAGGTTGATGGGTTGAGAAGTACGCGCCAATTAACGGACGTTAATGGAGTGACTACCAATGAATATTTCTATGATGCTTATGGACAATTAATCCATAAATTTGAGAATGACACAAATAACTATCTGTTTGCAGGTGAGCAGTTTGATAAAACAGTAGATGGATATTATTTACGTGCTAGGTATTATGATCAGATAAATGGAAGATTTGTTTCGACTGATCCTTTTGAGGGCTTTCTTTTTGCACCAATAAGCTTGCAAGATTATTTATACAGCAATGATAATCCTATCAATTTTATTGATCCGAGTGGAGAACTTTCAATCTTAGAATACGCTTTATTGAGTGGTACTATTTCTGGTGTTATAACAGCAGCACCAACTGTTATATGTGAAGCTGTTATAGATGAGTTTTCCTTGGAAACTTTTACTAAAAAGTCTGTTATTATTGCTTTTGCAGAAGGATTTATTTTAGGTGCTTTTCCTGTTGTTACATTTGGTGCTATTTCAAAAATTCTTGTTAAAACAAAGATGTTTATTCCTAACAAGTTACCACCTCTCATACCACCTGATGTTCAACCTAAAAATCCTATTCGTATAGCTCTGAGATGCGGACTTTCCAGCCTGTAG
- a CDS encoding zeta toxin family protein: protein MPNLYIIGGANGSGKTTAAMQILPYFLEVFEYVNADEIAAGLSPFNPESVAIQAGRLMLERLETLVNTEADFAFETTLAARNFARFLRECQIKGYIINLIYFWLQSPELAIARVKRRVESGGHNIPEDTIRRRYERGRKNLIELYLPLCDRWIVYDNSHPILQIIAERPLNEEPIIYQPQLWSQINTNTYE, encoded by the coding sequence ATGCCCAATTTGTACATTATCGGTGGTGCAAACGGTTCTGGTAAAACTACCGCCGCTATGCAAATCCTTCCCTACTTTCTAGAAGTATTTGAATATGTCAATGCTGATGAAATAGCAGCCGGACTTTCTCCTTTTAACCCGGAATCTGTCGCTATTCAAGCCGGAAGATTAATGTTAGAAAGACTAGAAACTCTAGTGAATACTGAAGCTGATTTTGCTTTTGAAACCACATTAGCGGCTCGTAACTTCGCCCGATTCTTGAGAGAATGTCAAATCAAAGGTTATATTATCAATTTAATTTACTTTTGGTTACAAAGCCCTGAATTAGCCATCGCACGGGTAAAAAGACGTGTAGAAAGTGGCGGTCATAACATCCCTGAAGATACTATCCGCCGTCGCTACGAACGGGGAAGAAAGAACTTAATTGAATTATACTTACCATTGTGCGATCGCTGGATTGTTTACGATAACTCTCATCCGATTTTGCAGATAATAGCTGAACGCCCTTTAAATGAAGAACCGATAATTTATCAACCCCAACTATGGAGTCAAATCAATACTAATACCTATGAATAA